One segment of Shewanella piezotolerans WP3 DNA contains the following:
- a CDS encoding MFS transporter, whose translation MKPRTNFDDMEFTPLHRKIMLWGSGGPFLDGYVLVIIGLALQQLTPTLELDAQWIGLVGAATLAGLFIGTALFGYVADIFGRKLMFMIDIIAIAVLSFATMFISSPIELVILRFLIGIVIGADYPIATSMVAEFSPTKKRAYTMGFIAAMWYVGATAANMVGYLLYDVQDGWRWMFGSAIIPCLVILLGRFHLPESPRWLLKKGRVKECQETMEKFFGPNVDIAFEAAEKTKYSKLFEPVYLKRILFIGIIWTCQVIPMFAIYTFGPQIIELLGFTDGKDAALGNIVISLFFMAGCIPAMYWLNSIGRRPLLIGSFGIMTASLALLGVVPDPSIWLIIGAFATYAFFSGGPGILQWLYPNELFPTEIRASAVGAVMSFSRIGTIVSTYALPIFMANYGISPTLLIGAAISLFGLVISVFMAPETKDLTLETTSSAKFQSKGVATNS comes from the coding sequence ATGAAACCAAGAACTAATTTCGACGATATGGAGTTTACTCCATTACACAGAAAAATAATGCTGTGGGGAAGTGGGGGTCCTTTTTTAGATGGTTATGTTCTGGTTATCATTGGCCTAGCGTTACAACAACTCACCCCAACACTAGAGCTAGACGCTCAATGGATAGGGTTAGTGGGAGCCGCAACCTTAGCAGGTTTATTTATTGGTACAGCACTGTTCGGTTATGTCGCAGACATATTCGGTCGCAAGCTAATGTTCATGATAGATATCATTGCCATTGCAGTACTTTCTTTTGCCACTATGTTTATATCCTCTCCTATCGAACTGGTGATCCTACGCTTTTTAATCGGGATAGTAATCGGAGCCGATTATCCTATCGCCACCTCTATGGTAGCTGAGTTCTCACCAACTAAAAAGCGCGCTTACACTATGGGGTTTATTGCCGCTATGTGGTACGTCGGTGCAACTGCAGCCAATATGGTGGGTTACCTCCTTTATGATGTACAAGATGGCTGGCGCTGGATGTTTGGTAGCGCTATTATCCCTTGCTTAGTCATTCTGCTCGGTCGTTTTCATCTGCCTGAGTCACCCCGATGGTTATTAAAAAAGGGAAGAGTAAAAGAGTGCCAAGAAACAATGGAAAAGTTTTTTGGCCCTAATGTTGATATCGCTTTTGAAGCTGCAGAAAAAACCAAATACAGTAAGCTTTTTGAACCGGTTTACTTAAAACGCATCTTATTCATAGGCATCATCTGGACCTGCCAAGTCATCCCTATGTTTGCCATTTATACCTTTGGACCGCAGATTATTGAGCTACTTGGTTTTACTGACGGTAAAGACGCAGCGCTCGGTAATATTGTAATTAGCCTATTTTTCATGGCTGGCTGCATTCCTGCAATGTACTGGCTCAACTCTATAGGTCGTCGGCCCTTGCTGATCGGAAGTTTCGGAATAATGACCGCCTCCTTAGCACTATTAGGAGTAGTACCAGATCCCAGCATTTGGTTAATAATTGGAGCATTCGCAACTTACGCTTTCTTCTCCGGCGGCCCAGGTATATTACAGTGGTTATACCCTAATGAATTGTTCCCAACAGAGATCCGCGCATCAGCTGTGGGTGCGGTAATGTCATTTAGCCGAATCGGTACCATTGTCTCTACCTATGCATTACCTATATTTATGGCCAATTATGGAATATCACCAACTTTATTAATTGGTGCTGCGATCTCATTATTTGGATTAGTCATATCAGTATTTATGGCTCCTGAAACTAAGGACCTAACATTAGAAACCACGAGTTCTGCCAAATTTCAAAGCAAAGGAGTTGCAACAAATAGTTAA
- a CDS encoding tetratricopeptide repeat protein has translation MKYLILVTCCLTVLFSEAAEDFHWDGGELQFDFSSIAYQQREPKITQEEYLLLNDVVGLVKQQRQDDAIAELNLQLVRSPSAALWFSLAQLQQQQEQMAAALASFRHAIVLLPHFTRAHESLGLLLTQQGDYDGARSHLRQAASQGAPAQIYAMLGYGYLQTQQPQAAKAAYSHALMLAGDNRQWQRGLLHAAMAAGDSALANSLTEQLLAASPEDAQLHRLRASLAQQQQLWEQAIASLEIAQQLQPDDAVQWQLTQLYFDQGYYTLAQPHLQQLLESGIDGRQQRLLEVADYLIGQQQPQQAEALLISLLSNASLSASQRSHGLTSQALLLTDNNSQRSQSKQVGLLNKALRLDPLNGPALIALAKRYETNELVQAETLYRRAAALSSVRLEALQRHAQLLLEQQAYHRAQQLLRQAVKQAPNDLQLRDNLALVTRMVQSQG, from the coding sequence ATGAAATATTTGATTTTAGTAACATGTTGTCTGACGGTCCTTTTTAGTGAGGCTGCCGAAGATTTCCACTGGGATGGCGGTGAACTACAGTTCGACTTTAGCTCGATTGCTTATCAGCAACGTGAACCGAAGATCACCCAAGAAGAGTATCTACTGCTTAATGACGTTGTTGGTTTAGTGAAGCAACAACGGCAAGACGATGCTATCGCAGAGTTGAATTTGCAGCTGGTACGCAGCCCAAGTGCGGCGTTATGGTTCTCACTCGCGCAGCTGCAACAGCAGCAAGAGCAGATGGCAGCCGCGCTAGCTTCATTTCGTCACGCCATCGTCTTGTTGCCGCACTTCACCCGAGCTCACGAATCGCTAGGGCTACTGTTAACTCAGCAAGGGGATTATGATGGCGCTCGCTCGCACCTGCGCCAAGCTGCCAGCCAAGGGGCGCCAGCACAAATCTACGCCATGTTAGGTTACGGCTACTTGCAAACTCAGCAGCCACAAGCCGCCAAAGCAGCTTACAGCCATGCATTAATGCTAGCAGGAGACAACCGGCAATGGCAGCGTGGGCTACTACACGCCGCAATGGCAGCTGGCGACAGCGCGCTAGCGAACTCGCTGACCGAACAATTACTGGCAGCCAGTCCTGAGGATGCGCAGTTACATCGGCTACGGGCTAGCTTAGCGCAGCAACAACAGTTGTGGGAACAAGCAATAGCAAGTTTAGAGATAGCGCAGCAGTTACAGCCCGATGACGCGGTGCAATGGCAATTGACGCAATTGTACTTTGACCAAGGTTATTACACCTTAGCGCAGCCCCATTTACAGCAGCTATTGGAAAGCGGTATTGACGGGCGTCAGCAGCGTCTGCTCGAAGTGGCGGATTACCTGATTGGTCAGCAACAACCGCAGCAGGCTGAAGCGCTGTTGATCTCGCTTTTAAGCAACGCGTCTTTGAGTGCAAGTCAACGTAGCCACGGACTGACCAGCCAAGCACTGCTGTTGACTGATAACAACTCACAGCGTTCGCAGAGTAAACAGGTTGGGCTTCTCAACAAGGCCCTGCGCCTCGATCCGCTTAATGGTCCTGCATTGATAGCCTTAGCTAAGCGCTATGAGACGAACGAATTGGTGCAGGCCGAAACCCTCTATCGCCGCGCAGCGGCATTATCATCGGTTAGATTAGAAGCGCTGCAGCGCCATGCTCAGTTGTTACTTGAACAGCAGGCATATCACCGTGCCCAGCAATTGTTACGCCAAGCGGTGAAGCAAGCGCCTAATGATCTGCAATTACGCGACAATTTAGCGTTAGTCACTCGAATGGTACAGAGCCAAGGTTGA
- a CDS encoding ExbD/TolR family protein has translation MHRHSITDSGEQNLTIDIGPLLDVVFILLIFFIVSAVFVQDTGIEVDRPASISQGDAQQQAVLIALSAEGEVWHGGMQIGMAGVTPMLKQQMRKGRSAVIVQADKHSLTEALIQLVDLCKLAGFSQVSVATKSGS, from the coding sequence ATGCATCGACATTCAATAACCGACAGTGGTGAGCAAAACCTAACTATCGACATTGGTCCACTGCTGGATGTGGTGTTTATTCTACTGATCTTCTTCATCGTGTCAGCAGTCTTCGTGCAAGATACTGGCATTGAGGTCGATCGCCCAGCCAGCATCAGCCAAGGCGATGCACAGCAGCAAGCAGTGCTCATTGCCCTGAGTGCAGAAGGGGAAGTCTGGCATGGCGGTATGCAAATTGGGATGGCGGGAGTCACACCTATGCTTAAACAGCAGATGCGCAAAGGCCGCAGTGCGGTGATTGTACAAGCAGACAAACATAGCCTGACCGAAGCACTAATACAGCTGGTGGACTTGTGCAAATTGGCAGGTTTTTCTCAGGTCAGCGTTGCCACTAAGTCGGGGTCTTAG
- a CDS encoding MotA/TolQ/ExbB proton channel family protein, with protein MIEILLSVNGVILGLISLLALAIYWQVSDLLQQLFLGQPNSATQLTLCLLRCRQLAGWITVLPLLGLLGTVSGLLNSFSGLASDDQQVLTGGIAEALLTTQLGLTTALPALLLLMLCQRRCERGSLEAACIDIQ; from the coding sequence ATGATCGAGATCTTATTATCGGTTAATGGGGTGATTCTGGGGTTGATCAGCTTGCTGGCACTTGCCATCTACTGGCAGGTATCTGATCTATTGCAGCAGTTGTTTCTTGGCCAGCCCAATTCCGCCACTCAACTGACTCTATGTTTGCTGCGTTGCCGGCAATTGGCTGGCTGGATCACGGTACTGCCATTACTTGGGCTATTAGGGACTGTTTCGGGCCTATTGAACAGTTTTAGCGGTCTAGCCAGTGACGATCAGCAAGTACTGACCGGCGGTATTGCTGAGGCATTACTAACGACTCAACTCGGACTCACAACAGCTTTACCCGCATTACTCCTGTTGATGCTGTGTCAGCGCCGTTGTGAGCGCGGCTCACTGGAGGCTGCATGCATCGACATTCAATAA
- a CDS encoding MotA/TolQ/ExbB proton channel family protein — translation MRRVKMLGLSLVMLVAPLWGNAAPSIAQISMQFEQRLAHAQQRHQQVTEQLLQQRKPQLQQLQQLESQLIVLRQQLTGRTRAKDEQFMSLQSLQQRLSQWQQQSRYVENLLARYLGSGIDVNDPLQFSRRLTALKQATNPAWQKAEVVALDGRMVKGTQLTLGPLSWFVNGEGQGFIVDTLASPAALIMPSPQILSDPLAMPVDISQDKAIRIAANKGGWLAKLDRGGIWVYPIVILGGLALLVALIKLFALTRMTKLQPQLAQRALDGEQPDSGGWQQQLFELANSHRHWPHEALADKLHHQLLQWKSQLDSKMVMLAATAAVAPLLGLLGTVSGMIHTFEMMNLFGNQDQNMLAGGISEALVTTELGLVVAVPTLLLHAYINRRHQAYLAQLEADTVLLAELSRVNREAL, via the coding sequence ATGAGACGGGTGAAAATGTTAGGTCTTAGCTTAGTGATGCTGGTAGCGCCCCTATGGGGAAATGCAGCCCCAAGCATTGCCCAGATAAGTATGCAATTTGAACAGAGGCTGGCACACGCTCAGCAGCGGCATCAACAGGTTACAGAGCAATTATTGCAGCAGCGAAAACCGCAGCTACAGCAATTGCAGCAGCTGGAAAGTCAGCTAATTGTTCTGCGTCAGCAATTGACGGGGCGTACTCGCGCTAAGGATGAGCAGTTTATGTCACTGCAAAGCCTACAGCAGCGTTTGAGTCAATGGCAGCAGCAGAGTCGCTATGTTGAAAACCTGTTAGCACGGTACTTGGGTAGCGGCATTGATGTGAATGACCCGCTGCAGTTTAGTCGTCGTTTAACGGCGCTGAAACAGGCCACGAACCCAGCTTGGCAAAAAGCGGAAGTCGTGGCATTAGATGGTCGCATGGTTAAAGGTACGCAGCTCACACTCGGGCCGTTGAGCTGGTTTGTTAATGGTGAGGGGCAAGGTTTTATTGTGGATACTCTAGCCAGCCCAGCGGCGCTAATTATGCCGTCGCCGCAGATACTGAGTGATCCACTGGCGATGCCTGTAGACATTAGCCAAGACAAAGCCATTCGCATTGCTGCTAATAAAGGTGGCTGGTTGGCAAAGCTAGATCGCGGCGGGATCTGGGTGTATCCGATTGTCATTCTGGGCGGATTGGCCCTGCTGGTGGCACTGATAAAACTCTTCGCACTAACCCGAATGACCAAGCTGCAACCGCAACTCGCGCAGCGTGCACTGGACGGTGAACAGCCAGATAGTGGCGGTTGGCAACAACAGTTGTTTGAGCTGGCCAATAGCCATCGTCATTGGCCACATGAAGCGTTGGCTGACAAGCTGCACCATCAATTACTGCAATGGAAATCTCAACTGGACAGTAAAATGGTGATGTTAGCGGCAACAGCTGCTGTGGCACCTCTGCTGGGGTTGTTAGGTACCGTTAGCGGCATGATCCACACTTTTGAGATGATGAACCTATTTGGTAATCAAGATCAAAATATGCTGGCTGGTGGGATCTCTGAGGCGCTAGTAACGACCGAGTTAGGTTTAGTTGTGGCGGTGCCGACATTGCTGTTACACGCCTATATTAATCGTCGCCACCAAGCCTATCTGGCGCAACTGGAAGCCGATACTGTGTTACTGGCTGAGTTGAGTCGAGTTAATCGGGAGGCGCTATGA
- a CDS encoding DUF3450 family protein produces MKPLLLRISLTLTWLWFGVVQAETPELAKLDRLMSQQLQVERATAALQIEAQQSLADNKRLLALYQQEHKALTNALERQQLQQSEVAEQRIALLNSQAQQEQRSEQYLQQLEQGLQLVNSLWLQLPHPLQQGLQAESQQLADLQLGLSVRYGALIAILSRLEEFNASISLHQGTIVHEAENWRAEQLFIGLAQGYYRLPDGKGVGVGYATDGLWQWHSAPQYKAQINHAFAIYQGQQSVEFISLPLAAVAEVQP; encoded by the coding sequence GTGAAGCCGTTGCTATTACGAATATCTTTAACTTTAACCTGGTTATGGTTTGGCGTTGTTCAGGCCGAAACGCCTGAGTTGGCCAAGCTGGACCGTTTGATGTCGCAGCAGCTGCAAGTCGAGCGCGCAACGGCGGCCTTGCAAATAGAGGCGCAACAATCGCTGGCGGATAATAAGCGCCTCTTAGCGCTTTATCAGCAGGAGCATAAGGCGCTGACCAACGCCCTTGAGCGGCAGCAGCTGCAGCAGAGTGAAGTCGCTGAACAGCGTATCGCGTTACTCAATTCGCAGGCACAGCAAGAGCAGCGCAGCGAGCAATATTTGCAGCAATTGGAGCAGGGGTTACAACTTGTTAACTCTTTATGGCTGCAGCTCCCGCACCCGTTACAGCAAGGCTTGCAGGCAGAGTCGCAGCAATTAGCCGATCTGCAATTAGGCTTGAGTGTGCGCTATGGCGCGTTGATTGCTATTTTGTCGCGGCTAGAAGAATTTAACGCCAGTATCAGCCTACATCAGGGGACTATCGTTCACGAAGCGGAAAACTGGCGGGCAGAGCAACTGTTTATCGGCTTAGCGCAAGGCTATTACCGCTTGCCTGATGGCAAAGGTGTCGGGGTTGGTTATGCCACCGATGGCCTGTGGCAATGGCACAGTGCACCGCAATATAAGGCGCAGATCAACCATGCTTTTGCAATCTACCAAGGGCAGCAGTCCGTTGAGTTTATCAGCTTACCGTTAGCTGCTGTTGCGGAGGTTCAGCCATGA
- a CDS encoding ABC transporter ATP-binding protein/permease translates to MDLLKQFWRLAAPYWFDKANWFSWVLLVMSVGASLTMVEITVWLNEWNREFYDALAELKVDAIYPLLIDFCGLVAVIVLLLVYADWLSQLVQIRWRKWMTERLLDRWFANGTYYRMTLGEEPDNPDQRIAEDARLLTSDSVELFIGAIRSTAVLIAFSSVLWQLSGNLSIPWNGEMIQVAGYLFWVALIYAIVGTGITQLFGYKLHGLNYQQQSKEADFRASLLRKRDKAEQIALFKGEANELQQLKRSFTGIVSNWGLLMTRRKNLGLVVNSYHQTAKMVPLFAGIPALLAEIITLGGLFQVRMAFMKVYSGFSWFVHSYDDLTRWSATVVRIGQFVEAMENQPLLPEPNKQPQLDCQDLDLFTPEGKPLLNKVELSLPPHSQLFISGVSGLGKSTLLRTLAGIWPFYQGQFQQAEGQTMLMPQKPYLPAGTLRGCLSYPSEQCYQDAELTRALALVGLDNLLDSLEHQCEWQQRLSGGEQQRLSIARALLAKPDTLILDEATSSLDQMGAKQLLEMVKQQLPQTSLMMVSHQLALKPLFERHLDLGRFGVTQ, encoded by the coding sequence ATGGATCTGTTAAAACAGTTTTGGCGTTTAGCTGCGCCCTACTGGTTCGATAAAGCGAACTGGTTCTCTTGGGTGTTGCTAGTGATGTCAGTCGGTGCAAGCCTAACCATGGTTGAGATCACGGTATGGCTGAACGAGTGGAACCGCGAGTTCTACGATGCCTTAGCCGAACTCAAAGTGGATGCTATCTACCCACTGCTGATTGATTTTTGTGGCTTGGTGGCGGTCATCGTGTTGTTGCTGGTCTATGCCGACTGGTTGTCGCAACTGGTGCAGATCCGCTGGCGTAAATGGATGACCGAACGTCTGCTTGATCGTTGGTTTGCTAACGGTACCTACTACCGTATGACCTTGGGCGAAGAGCCTGATAACCCTGATCAGCGCATTGCAGAAGATGCCCGCTTGCTCACCAGCGATAGCGTTGAGCTGTTTATTGGTGCTATCCGTTCGACGGCGGTACTGATCGCCTTTAGTTCGGTGCTGTGGCAGCTTTCAGGTAACCTTTCTATCCCTTGGAATGGCGAGATGATCCAAGTCGCTGGTTACTTGTTCTGGGTGGCACTGATCTACGCAATTGTAGGCACAGGTATTACTCAGTTGTTCGGCTACAAGTTGCACGGCTTGAACTATCAGCAGCAAAGTAAAGAAGCCGATTTTCGTGCCAGCTTGCTGCGCAAACGTGATAAAGCCGAGCAGATCGCGCTATTTAAAGGTGAGGCAAATGAGTTGCAGCAGCTTAAACGCAGCTTCACTGGCATCGTCAGCAACTGGGGTTTGTTGATGACCCGGCGTAAAAACTTAGGGCTGGTGGTGAACAGTTATCATCAAACAGCCAAGATGGTGCCATTGTTCGCCGGTATTCCGGCATTGCTTGCCGAGATCATTACCCTAGGCGGGCTATTTCAGGTGCGAATGGCCTTTATGAAGGTGTACTCCGGTTTTAGCTGGTTTGTACATAGCTATGATGACCTAACTCGTTGGTCGGCAACGGTGGTGCGTATTGGCCAGTTTGTTGAGGCAATGGAAAACCAGCCACTACTGCCAGAGCCAAATAAGCAACCACAGCTGGATTGCCAAGACCTTGATCTGTTTACCCCAGAAGGTAAGCCGTTGCTAAACAAAGTAGAGCTAAGTTTACCCCCGCATTCACAGTTATTCATCTCGGGAGTGAGTGGCTTAGGTAAGTCGACCTTATTACGCACACTCGCGGGGATCTGGCCATTTTATCAAGGTCAGTTTCAACAAGCTGAAGGCCAGACGATGTTGATGCCGCAAAAGCCCTATTTGCCTGCAGGAACCTTACGTGGTTGCTTGAGTTATCCGAGTGAGCAGTGCTATCAAGATGCTGAGTTAACCCGAGCGTTAGCACTGGTTGGTTTAGACAATTTGCTCGATAGTCTTGAGCATCAATGTGAATGGCAGCAACGTCTATCCGGTGGCGAGCAACAGCGGTTGAGTATCGCTCGTGCTTTGCTGGCTAAGCCTGACACCCTGATCTTAGATGAAGCAACCAGTAGTCTAGATCAAATGGGGGCTAAGCAGTTACTTGAGATGGTTAAGCAGCAACTGCCACAAACCAGCTTGATGATGGTGTCGCATCAATTAGCTCTTAAACCTCTGTTTGAACGTCACCTTGATCTGGGTCGTTTTGGAGTCACGCAGTGA